One Aggregicoccus sp. 17bor-14 DNA window includes the following coding sequences:
- a CDS encoding cation:proton antiporter, with amino-acid sequence MTEAHDFLTNLALILCVAAVTTVLFQRLRQPVVLGYLLAGLLIGPHVPFPLVADPKLAHTLSELGVILLMFSLGLEFSLRKLLRVGPTAGLIALIQCSLMLWLGYLAGRAFGWSSLESLFLGALVAISSTTIIVKAFGEQKVGGRLAELVFGVLIVEDLIAILLLTLLTAVATGTGLSAGAVAAVVGKLALFLVGVVGLGLLLIPRLVRFILKLDRPETTLVASVGVCFALALLAHAFGYSVALGAFLGGSLVAESGHARQVEHLIQPVRDLFAAIFFVAVGMLIQPALVLEHWGAIVLITLVVVVGKVLGVSVGAFLTGHGIRTSVQAGMSLAQIGEFSFIIAGVGLALGATGAFLYPIAVAVSALTTLLTPWLIRASDPVAQFIDRRLPRPLQTFAALYGSWLEQLRARPRHHAELSLRRRLVRLLALDAALLAALLIGSSLALDALASALQRTVGLAAPLARGGVMAAAALLSLPFWVGAVRCARSLGALLAAEALPVKGRGKVDLAAAPRRALTVTLQVALLLAVGVPLLAITQPFLPSLPGAVLLLLLLVPPLVGVWRSSANLHGHVRAGAQMIAEVLARQSQAEDAPEPGHEPLQVVHTVLPGLGEPVTLRLEPASPAVGRTLAQLNLRGLTGATVLALTHGGEGDVLVPTGHETLQAGDLLALAGTQAAVEAARALLAAPVAAVVGAPAAGAPTAAA; translated from the coding sequence ATGACCGAGGCCCACGACTTCCTCACGAACCTCGCCCTCATCCTGTGCGTGGCCGCGGTCACGACGGTGCTCTTCCAGAGGCTGCGCCAGCCGGTGGTGCTCGGCTACCTGCTGGCGGGCCTGCTCATCGGGCCGCACGTCCCCTTTCCCCTGGTGGCGGATCCGAAGCTCGCGCACACGCTCTCGGAGCTGGGCGTCATCCTGCTGATGTTCTCGCTGGGTCTCGAGTTCAGCCTGCGCAAGCTGCTGCGCGTGGGGCCCACCGCGGGCCTCATCGCGCTCATCCAGTGCAGCCTCATGCTGTGGCTCGGCTACCTCGCGGGCCGGGCCTTCGGCTGGAGCAGCCTGGAGAGCCTCTTCCTGGGCGCGCTGGTGGCCATCAGCAGCACCACCATCATCGTGAAGGCCTTCGGCGAGCAGAAGGTGGGCGGGCGGCTCGCCGAGCTGGTCTTCGGCGTGCTCATCGTCGAGGACCTCATCGCCATCCTCCTGCTCACGCTGCTCACCGCGGTGGCCACCGGCACCGGCCTCTCCGCGGGCGCGGTCGCGGCGGTGGTGGGCAAGCTCGCGCTCTTCCTCGTGGGCGTGGTGGGGCTGGGGCTCTTGCTCATCCCGCGGCTCGTGCGCTTCATCCTGAAGCTGGACCGGCCGGAGACGACGCTGGTCGCGAGCGTGGGCGTCTGCTTCGCGCTCGCGCTGCTCGCGCACGCCTTCGGCTACTCGGTGGCGCTGGGCGCCTTCCTCGGTGGCTCGCTCGTCGCGGAGAGCGGGCACGCGCGCCAGGTGGAGCACCTCATCCAGCCGGTGCGGGACCTCTTCGCCGCCATCTTCTTCGTGGCGGTGGGCATGCTCATCCAGCCCGCCCTCGTGCTCGAGCACTGGGGCGCCATCGTGCTCATCACGCTCGTGGTGGTGGTGGGCAAGGTGCTGGGCGTCTCGGTGGGCGCCTTCCTCACGGGCCACGGCATCCGCACCTCGGTGCAGGCGGGGATGAGCCTCGCGCAGATCGGCGAGTTCTCCTTCATCATCGCCGGCGTGGGGCTCGCGCTCGGCGCGACGGGCGCCTTCCTCTACCCCATCGCGGTGGCCGTCTCCGCGCTCACCACGCTGCTCACCCCCTGGCTCATCCGCGCGAGCGACCCGGTGGCCCAGTTCATCGACCGGCGCCTGCCCCGGCCGCTGCAGACCTTCGCCGCGCTCTACGGCTCCTGGCTCGAGCAGCTGCGCGCGCGCCCGCGCCACCACGCCGAGCTGAGCCTGCGCCGCAGGCTGGTGCGCCTGCTCGCGCTGGACGCGGCCCTGCTCGCCGCGCTGCTCATCGGCAGCTCGCTCGCGCTGGATGCGTTGGCCAGCGCGCTGCAGCGCACGGTGGGGCTCGCCGCGCCGCTCGCGCGCGGAGGCGTGATGGCGGCCGCGGCCCTGCTCTCGCTGCCCTTCTGGGTGGGGGCGGTGCGCTGTGCGCGCTCGCTCGGCGCGCTGCTCGCCGCCGAGGCCCTGCCGGTGAAGGGCCGCGGGAAGGTGGACCTCGCGGCCGCGCCTCGCCGCGCCCTCACCGTGACGCTGCAGGTGGCGCTGCTGCTCGCGGTGGGCGTGCCGCTGCTCGCCATCACCCAGCCCTTCCTGCCCTCGCTGCCCGGCGCGGTGCTGCTCCTGCTCCTGCTCGTCCCGCCGCTCGTGGGCGTGTGGCGCAGCAGCGCGAACCTGCACGGGCACGTGCGCGCCGGCGCGCAGATGATCGCCGAGGTGCTCGCCCGCCAGTCGCAGGCCGAGGACGCCCCAGAGCCCGGCCACGAGCCGCTGCAGGTGGTGCACACCGTGCTACCCGGGCTCGGCGAGCCGGTGACGCTGCGGCTCGAGCCCGCGAGCCCCGCTGTCGGCCGCACCCTCGCGCAGCTGAACCTGCGCGGGCTCACGGGCGCCACCGTGCTCGCGCTGACGCACGGCGGGGAGGGCGACGTGCTCGTGCCCACGGGACACGAGACCCTGCAGGCGGGAGACCTGCTCGCGCTCGCCGGCACGCAGGCAGCGGTGGAGGCGGCGCGGGCGCTGCTCGCGGCGCCGGTTGCTGCGGTGGTGGGGGCTCCTGCGGCGGGGGCTCCGACGGCGGCGGCGTAG
- a CDS encoding ATP-binding protein, with protein sequence MATPETSAGVLLVDDHPANLVALEATLAPLGQRLVQARSGEEALRQLLQDEFACIVLDVQMPRLDGFQTAKLIKGRERTRHTPLLFLTAYHRENADVLNGYAQGAVDYIVKPFDPDVLRTKVAVFVDLYLQLERARGHRTLLADGERLVMSRETSVRLRAAMEELRREAGPLPMVDAVMAAAPVGLALLDPQLRFLRINAALAAVHGMQAEAALGRSLWELAPQLAPAVQLQVQRVLRSGRARQGVPVALEVPPHSGHWRHFLASYYPLRSSESAAEGVGVIVLDVTDQRAAERALHHSLELLALAGERLFTSLEPEATLDSVARLIVERVADGCLVDLVGSDGTLEPAALAHAHPRQEARLRELQQRHGPDRFADARTEVLRERRSRVVPPPTEAELTAGAHDAEHLRLLRELGAQGAFIVPLRVGQRVLGTLSVLYDRGRSSWRPEELALLEEVAARAALAIDHARLYREAQAAIHMRDEFIAVASHELRTPLTPLQMRLQSLQRQLEVLSQTDGAVRGMHAAMEGMSRQVRKLAVLVDRLLDVSQVSAQRLHLELEPVDLREVAREVIARSQPAATAHDETLLLEAPEPVAGLWDRTRLEQVVSNLLSNAIKYGAGHPVRVRVEAHRGVAQLSVHDEGIGIAPEHLSRIFGKFERAVSERHYGGLGLGLYITHQIVEALGGHIGVMSALGAGATFTVTLPQRLAPDAPLEEEARPH encoded by the coding sequence GTGGCCACACCCGAGACTTCTGCAGGCGTGCTGCTGGTGGACGACCACCCCGCCAACCTGGTCGCGCTGGAGGCCACGCTCGCGCCGCTCGGCCAGCGGCTCGTCCAGGCCCGCTCCGGCGAGGAGGCGCTGCGCCAGCTGCTGCAGGACGAGTTCGCCTGCATCGTGCTGGACGTGCAGATGCCGCGGCTGGACGGCTTCCAGACCGCGAAGCTCATCAAGGGGCGCGAGCGCACGCGGCACACCCCGCTGCTCTTCCTCACCGCCTACCACCGCGAGAACGCGGACGTGCTCAACGGCTACGCGCAGGGGGCGGTGGACTACATCGTCAAGCCCTTCGACCCGGACGTGCTGCGCACCAAGGTGGCGGTGTTCGTGGACCTGTACCTGCAGCTGGAGCGCGCCCGGGGCCACCGCACGCTGCTCGCGGACGGGGAGCGCCTGGTGATGTCGCGCGAGACCTCCGTGCGCCTGCGCGCGGCGATGGAGGAGCTGCGGCGCGAGGCAGGTCCGCTGCCCATGGTGGACGCGGTGATGGCGGCGGCGCCCGTGGGGCTCGCGCTGCTGGACCCGCAGCTGCGCTTCCTGCGCATCAACGCGGCGCTCGCGGCGGTGCACGGGATGCAGGCGGAGGCGGCGCTGGGCCGCAGCCTCTGGGAGCTCGCGCCGCAGCTCGCGCCCGCGGTGCAGCTGCAAGTGCAGCGGGTGCTGCGCTCGGGCAGGGCCCGGCAGGGGGTGCCCGTCGCGCTCGAGGTGCCGCCGCACTCCGGGCACTGGCGCCACTTCCTCGCCAGCTACTACCCGCTGCGCTCGAGCGAGAGCGCCGCCGAGGGCGTGGGGGTCATCGTGCTGGACGTGACGGACCAGCGCGCGGCCGAGCGCGCGCTGCACCACAGCCTGGAGCTGCTCGCGCTCGCCGGCGAGCGGCTCTTCACCTCCCTGGAGCCGGAGGCGACCCTGGACAGCGTGGCCCGCCTCATCGTGGAGCGCGTGGCGGACGGCTGCCTCGTGGACCTGGTGGGCAGCGACGGGACGCTCGAGCCGGCGGCGCTCGCGCACGCGCACCCCCGGCAGGAGGCGCGGCTGCGCGAGCTGCAGCAGCGCCACGGGCCGGACCGCTTCGCGGACGCGCGCACCGAGGTGCTGCGCGAGCGGCGCAGCCGCGTGGTGCCCCCGCCGACCGAGGCCGAGCTCACCGCCGGCGCACACGACGCGGAGCACCTGCGGCTGCTGCGGGAGCTGGGGGCCCAGGGCGCGTTCATCGTGCCGCTGCGCGTGGGGCAGCGGGTGCTGGGCACGCTCTCGGTGCTCTACGACCGCGGGCGCAGCAGCTGGCGCCCGGAGGAGCTCGCGCTGCTCGAGGAGGTGGCGGCGCGCGCGGCGCTCGCCATCGACCACGCCCGGCTGTACCGCGAGGCGCAGGCCGCCATCCACATGCGCGACGAGTTCATCGCGGTGGCGAGCCACGAGCTGCGCACGCCCCTCACCCCGCTGCAGATGCGCCTGCAGTCGCTGCAGCGGCAGCTGGAGGTGCTGTCGCAGACGGACGGCGCGGTGCGCGGCATGCACGCGGCGATGGAGGGGATGAGCCGCCAGGTGCGCAAGCTGGCGGTGCTCGTGGACCGGCTCCTGGACGTCTCGCAGGTGTCCGCGCAGCGGCTGCACCTGGAGCTGGAGCCGGTGGACCTGCGCGAGGTGGCGCGGGAGGTGATCGCGCGCTCGCAGCCCGCCGCCACGGCGCACGACGAGACGCTGCTCCTGGAAGCACCCGAGCCGGTGGCCGGGCTGTGGGACCGCACCCGGCTGGAGCAGGTGGTGAGCAACCTGCTCTCCAACGCCATCAAGTACGGCGCCGGGCACCCGGTGCGCGTGCGGGTGGAGGCCCACCGCGGGGTGGCGCAGCTCTCGGTGCACGACGAGGGGATCGGCATCGCGCCCGAGCACCTCTCGCGCATCTTCGGCAAGTTCGAGCGCGCGGTGAGCGAGCGGCACTACGGCGGCCTGGGACTGGGGCTCTACATCACCCACCAGATCGTGGAGGCGCTCGGCGGCCACATCGGCGTGATGAGCGCACTGGGCGCGGGCGCCACGTTCACCGTCACCCTGCCCCAGCGCCTCGCCCCGGACGCGCCGCTGGAGGAGGAGGCGCGGCCGCACTGA
- a CDS encoding amidohydrolase family protein: MLCVALPSARAQTQQPPPEPPPIKEPQENDTARKKEEAHEKAAQQNAADGGTAKGLDVQLPEGAGKKEAAWDVNNPGGPGHDVPLDVREGTWLSVDVSPKGDELVFDLLGDIYVLPIGGGEARALTSGVAWDMQPRYSPDGQSIAFTSDRGGGDNLWIMRRDGSSPFAVTNEKLRLLNSPAWSPDGQYLLGRKHFTARRSLGAGEIWMYHRSGGEGVQLTERPNEQKDVGEPAFSPDGRYVYYSQDITPGRVFEYNKDPNTEIYVIQRLDRDTGETTQFVGGPGGAIRPTPSPDGKSLAFIRRVRGKSVLYLADVASGAERPLYDGLERDMQETWAIHGVYPQIAWTPDSKSLVFWARGHLHRLDVASKQVKDIPFHVKAVRHVTEALRFPQAVAPEQFPVRMLRWVQVSPTGDRVVYQALGHLYVKQLPNGTPHRLTKQTDHFELYPSFSRDGRNIVFTTWDDDKLGSVRVVSASGGAERTVTPHPGHYLEPAFSPDGRSIVYRSSGDGYLRSGLWSRDPGLYVIPAQGGAQPRLLTKDGQAPHFGKGSERVYFLTVEEGEKEDKRALKSIALDGSEERTHLTSGEATEVRVSPDERWVAFQQNFNAFLMPFVRGARSAVASADGKALPVARVTRDAGSYLHWSGDSQRLHWALGPELYTRELKDAFRFMQGAPEKLPPAPEHGQNISFTQRADAPEGTLAFVGGRVITMKGDQVLEDGTVVVRGNRIVAVGPRGQVQVPAGARVVDVKGKTLMPGIVDVHWHGPMGSDGITPEQGWPLYAALAFGVTTIHDPSNDTGEVFSAAELQRAGSIVGPHIFSTGTVLYGASGAFRAPVETLEDARSHLRRMKAVGAFSVKSYNQPRRDQRQKILQAARELQMMVVPEGGSLFEHNMTMVVDGHTGVEHSLPVERVYEDALQLWSGTKVGYTPTLIVAYGGNWGENYWYQTTHVWEDQRLLTFVPRRVVDARSRRPTQVPDEELNHFNEARVARAFNDRGVSVQLGAHGQREGMGAHWELQMFGQGGMKPLQALRAATLEGAQYLGLDRDVGSLEVGKLADLLVLDQNPLEALKNTQSIRYTLANGRLYDAHTMNELAPRQRARGPFWFETQDGNEGWSAPARVSDGHGACHD, encoded by the coding sequence ATGCTCTGCGTGGCGCTGCCCTCCGCCCGCGCCCAGACGCAGCAGCCGCCTCCCGAGCCGCCGCCCATCAAGGAGCCGCAGGAGAACGACACCGCGCGCAAGAAGGAGGAGGCGCACGAGAAGGCCGCGCAGCAGAACGCGGCGGACGGCGGTACCGCGAAGGGCCTCGACGTGCAGCTGCCCGAGGGCGCGGGGAAGAAGGAGGCCGCCTGGGACGTGAACAACCCCGGCGGCCCCGGCCACGACGTGCCGCTCGACGTGCGCGAGGGCACCTGGCTCAGCGTGGACGTGAGCCCCAAGGGCGACGAGCTCGTCTTCGACCTGCTCGGCGACATCTACGTGCTGCCCATCGGCGGCGGCGAGGCGCGCGCGCTCACCAGCGGTGTCGCCTGGGACATGCAGCCGCGCTACAGCCCCGATGGGCAGAGCATCGCGTTCACCTCGGACCGCGGCGGCGGGGACAACCTGTGGATCATGCGGCGCGACGGCTCCTCGCCCTTCGCCGTCACCAACGAGAAGCTGCGCCTGCTCAACAGCCCCGCGTGGAGCCCGGACGGGCAGTACCTGCTCGGGCGCAAGCACTTCACCGCACGCCGCAGCCTCGGCGCGGGTGAGATCTGGATGTACCACCGCTCCGGCGGCGAGGGCGTGCAGCTCACCGAGCGCCCCAACGAGCAGAAGGACGTGGGCGAGCCCGCCTTCAGCCCGGACGGGCGCTACGTCTACTACAGCCAGGACATCACCCCGGGCCGGGTGTTCGAGTACAACAAGGACCCCAACACCGAGATCTACGTCATCCAGCGCCTCGACCGGGACACCGGCGAGACGACGCAGTTCGTGGGTGGCCCCGGCGGCGCGATCCGCCCCACCCCGTCGCCGGACGGCAAGAGCCTCGCCTTCATCCGGCGCGTGCGCGGCAAGAGCGTGCTCTACCTCGCGGACGTGGCCAGCGGCGCCGAGCGCCCGCTCTACGACGGGCTCGAGCGCGACATGCAGGAGACCTGGGCCATCCACGGCGTGTACCCGCAGATCGCGTGGACCCCGGACAGCAAGAGCCTCGTGTTCTGGGCGCGCGGCCACCTGCACCGGCTCGACGTCGCGAGCAAGCAGGTGAAGGACATCCCCTTCCACGTGAAAGCAGTGCGCCACGTGACCGAGGCCCTGCGCTTCCCGCAGGCCGTGGCCCCCGAGCAGTTCCCGGTGCGCATGCTGCGCTGGGTGCAGGTGTCTCCCACCGGCGACCGCGTGGTGTACCAGGCGCTGGGGCACCTGTACGTGAAGCAGCTGCCCAACGGCACGCCGCACCGGCTCACGAAGCAGACGGACCACTTCGAGCTCTACCCCTCCTTCAGTCGCGACGGGCGCAACATCGTCTTCACCACCTGGGACGACGACAAGCTGGGCTCGGTGCGCGTCGTCTCCGCGAGCGGCGGCGCCGAGCGCACCGTGACGCCGCACCCGGGCCACTACCTCGAGCCCGCCTTCAGCCCGGACGGGCGCTCCATCGTCTACCGCAGCAGCGGGGACGGCTACCTGCGCAGCGGCCTGTGGTCGCGGGACCCCGGGCTCTACGTGATTCCCGCGCAGGGGGGCGCCCAGCCGCGCCTGCTCACGAAGGACGGCCAGGCGCCGCACTTCGGCAAGGGCAGCGAGCGCGTGTACTTCCTCACCGTGGAGGAGGGAGAGAAGGAGGACAAGCGCGCGCTCAAGAGCATCGCGCTGGACGGCAGCGAGGAGCGCACGCACCTGACCAGCGGCGAGGCCACCGAGGTACGCGTGAGCCCGGACGAGCGCTGGGTGGCCTTCCAGCAGAACTTCAACGCCTTCCTCATGCCCTTCGTGCGCGGCGCGCGCTCGGCCGTGGCGAGCGCGGACGGCAAGGCGCTGCCGGTCGCGCGCGTGACGCGGGACGCGGGCTCGTATCTGCACTGGAGCGGCGACAGCCAGCGGCTGCACTGGGCGCTGGGGCCCGAGCTCTACACGCGCGAGCTGAAGGACGCCTTCCGCTTCATGCAGGGCGCGCCCGAGAAGCTCCCGCCCGCGCCCGAGCACGGCCAGAACATCTCCTTCACGCAGCGCGCGGATGCGCCCGAGGGCACGCTCGCCTTCGTCGGCGGCCGCGTCATCACCATGAAGGGCGACCAGGTGCTGGAGGACGGCACCGTGGTGGTGCGGGGCAACCGCATCGTCGCGGTGGGGCCGCGCGGACAGGTGCAGGTGCCCGCGGGGGCGCGCGTCGTGGACGTGAAGGGCAAGACGCTGATGCCGGGCATCGTGGACGTGCACTGGCACGGGCCCATGGGCTCGGACGGCATCACGCCGGAGCAGGGCTGGCCCCTGTACGCGGCGCTCGCGTTCGGGGTGACCACGATCCACGACCCCTCCAACGACACGGGCGAGGTGTTCTCCGCCGCGGAGCTGCAGCGCGCAGGCAGCATCGTGGGGCCGCACATCTTCTCCACCGGCACCGTGCTCTACGGCGCGTCGGGCGCCTTCCGCGCGCCGGTGGAGACGCTGGAGGACGCGCGCAGCCACCTGCGCCGGATGAAGGCCGTGGGGGCCTTCAGCGTGAAGAGCTACAACCAGCCGCGGCGCGACCAGCGGCAGAAGATCCTCCAGGCCGCACGCGAGCTGCAGATGATGGTGGTGCCCGAGGGCGGCAGCCTCTTCGAGCACAACATGACCATGGTCGTGGACGGCCACACCGGCGTGGAGCACTCGCTGCCGGTGGAGCGCGTGTACGAGGACGCGCTGCAGCTGTGGAGCGGCACCAAGGTCGGCTACACGCCCACGCTCATCGTGGCCTACGGCGGCAACTGGGGGGAGAACTACTGGTACCAGACCACGCACGTCTGGGAGGACCAGAGGCTCCTCACCTTCGTGCCGCGCCGGGTGGTGGATGCGCGCAGCCGCCGCCCCACGCAGGTGCCGGACGAGGAGCTCAACCACTTCAACGAGGCCCGAGTCGCGCGCGCCTTCAACGACCGCGGCGTGAGCGTGCAGCTCGGCGCCCACGGTCAACGGGAAGGCATGGGCGCGCACTGGGAGCTCCAGATGTTTGGCCAGGGCGGGATGAAGCCGCTGCAGGCGCTGCGCGCCGCCACGCTCGAGGGCGCGCAGTACCTGGGCCTCGACCGCGACGTGGGCTCGCTCGAGGTGGGGAAGCTCGCGGACCTGCTCGTGCTGGACCAGAACCCGCTCGAGGCGCTGAAGAACACGCAGAGCATCCGCTACACGCTCGCCAACGGGCGCCTCTACGACGCGCACACGATGAACGAACTCGCCCCTCGCCAGCGCGCCCGCGGCCCCTTCTGGTTCGAGACGCAGGACGGCAACGAGGGCTGGAGCGCCCCGGCGCGCGTGAGCGACGGACACGGGGCGTGCCATGACTAG
- a CDS encoding HAD hydrolase-like protein, giving the protein MITHVVFDFDGTLADSRAVAIGLYNAVAERKGYGALTPENLAELSALSILERCKRLEVPVYRLPALMLEVSRGYRGAMDRVELQPGVRELLAALRERGLRLVILSSNAEENIRAFLRRQGMEAWVDAVLCSSRIFGKARLLRSLMKSEGLAPEQLVYVGDEHRDVEACREVGVRVIAVRWGFDAESRLREASPDHLASEPAEVAECVGRWSEAHR; this is encoded by the coding sequence ATGATCACCCACGTCGTCTTCGACTTCGACGGCACGCTCGCCGACTCGCGCGCGGTGGCCATCGGCCTCTACAACGCCGTCGCCGAGCGCAAGGGCTACGGCGCGCTCACGCCGGAGAACCTCGCGGAGCTCAGCGCGCTCTCCATCCTGGAGCGCTGCAAGCGCCTGGAGGTCCCCGTGTACCGCCTCCCCGCGCTGATGCTCGAGGTGAGCCGCGGGTACCGGGGCGCCATGGACCGCGTGGAGCTCCAGCCCGGCGTGCGCGAGCTGCTCGCCGCCCTGCGCGAGCGGGGCCTGCGCCTCGTCATCCTCTCGAGCAACGCCGAGGAGAACATCCGCGCCTTCCTGCGCCGCCAGGGCATGGAAGCGTGGGTGGACGCGGTGCTCTGCAGCAGCCGCATCTTCGGCAAGGCGCGGCTGCTGCGCAGCCTGATGAAGAGTGAGGGCCTCGCGCCCGAGCAGCTCGTCTACGTGGGCGACGAGCACCGCGACGTGGAGGCCTGCCGCGAGGTGGGCGTGCGCGTCATCGCCGTGCGCTGGGGCTTCGACGCCGAGTCGCGCCTGCGCGAGGCCTCGCCTGACCACCTGGCGAGCGAGCCCGCGGAGGTGGCGGAGTGCGTGGGACGCTGGTCGGAGGCGCACAGGTAG
- a CDS encoding sterol desaturase family protein, producing the protein MGGVSEPIPSSVATFRAGYRARMGRFYVGPAHLAFTSFASLGVIAFALSRLSHVRPLEWLLVPVTFLVANAAEYFGHRGPMHRPARGLRLIYQRHTLEHHHFFTHEAMAFESRRDFKMVLFPPVLLLFFLGALATPIGALFFWWVSPNAGWLFVATAMGYFLTYEWLHFGYHLPESHPLARTPLLRALRRHHTVHHDLRRMGHHNFNISFPLFDTLMGTTWKAPLSAAAPPPPAARPGRGAGAG; encoded by the coding sequence ATGGGCGGCGTGAGTGAGCCCATCCCCAGCTCCGTCGCCACCTTCCGCGCCGGCTACCGCGCGCGCATGGGCCGCTTCTACGTGGGCCCGGCCCACCTGGCCTTCACCAGCTTCGCCTCGCTGGGGGTCATCGCCTTCGCCCTCTCGCGCCTCTCCCACGTGCGGCCCCTGGAGTGGCTGCTCGTCCCCGTGACCTTCCTGGTCGCGAACGCGGCCGAGTACTTCGGCCACCGCGGCCCGATGCACCGCCCTGCGCGCGGGCTGCGCCTCATCTACCAGCGCCACACGCTCGAGCATCACCACTTCTTCACCCACGAGGCGATGGCCTTCGAGTCGCGCCGCGACTTCAAGATGGTGCTGTTCCCGCCGGTGCTGCTGCTCTTCTTCCTCGGCGCGCTCGCGACGCCCATCGGGGCGCTCTTCTTCTGGTGGGTGAGCCCCAACGCGGGCTGGCTCTTCGTGGCCACCGCGATGGGCTACTTCCTCACCTACGAGTGGCTGCACTTCGGCTACCACCTGCCCGAGTCCCACCCGCTCGCGCGCACGCCGCTGCTGCGCGCGCTGCGCCGCCACCACACGGTGCACCACGACCTGCGGCGCATGGGGCACCACAACTTCAACATCTCCTTCCCCCTCTTCGACACGCTGATGGGGACCACCTGGAAGGCGCCGCTCAGTGCGGCCGCGCCTCCTCCTCCAGCGGCGCGTCCGGGGCGAGGCGCTGGGGCAGGGTGA